The genomic region ACTGACCTGGTTGTCAAGCTTCTTTATTGCATCCTCAAATCTCAGCAGTCTACTGTCCATATCACAGAAGTTATCTTTGTGCCATTGTCGCAAAGGCACCGTCAATGACTTCAGTTTACCAATGAAGGGAGCATCCCCCAGGTTCCTCCATTCATCTCTCACCATCCTCAGGAAGCCCTCATGGGTAAACCAGGAATCTAAACTCCGGAAAGGTCGTGGGCCCCCTCGGATCCTAGTATCCTCCACAATTAACGGGCAATGATCCGACAGGCCCCTCGGACCACCTTTTACCCGAAGATCAGGAAACTCCTCAACCCACTCAACAGACACCAGCACCCTATCAATTCGACTACATGATTGACCCCTAAACCATGTGAATTTCCCATCAGACAGAGGTAAATCCACCAACTGCATGTCCTGAACCCAACTCTTAAACTCTTCCGCTGATGCTGGCAGACTCGTCCCCCCTCTTCTATCCTCCACTTGCAGAATCTCATTGAAATCCCCTAGCAAGAATAGAGGGACTTGGCACAGTCCCGCAATATAGCTCAATTCTTCCCAAACCACCCGCTTTTCTTCCCTCCCATGCGCCCCATACACCAAACAGAAAACACAATGGAAATTATTCTTTGTTAACACTCCTTCAATGCACAACCACCTCTCTCCTTTATAACAATTACTAGTCTGAAACATCATGGCATCCCACATCAATAAGAGTCCTCCAGCCGCCCCATCCGATTCCACAAACTCCCATCCTACCGTATTATCACCCCAAATTCTTGCAACATCATATTTTGAAATCACTTCCCTTTTCGTTTCAATCAAACCCAACATATTCagattatattttttctttaatgatTTCACCATGCTCATTTTCCCATCTCCCCTcaaccccctaatattccaacaACTCATAATCATTTACACAAAGTACTGTTCACCTTATGTTTGTTCTTTGGACGGCTCCTTCTCgccatttctttttgttttgtcaaTCGTCTCTTTGCTACTATTCCGTCATTTTGAGCCTTCAAAATACTCAGGATATCCACATCGTCATCATACAGCACAGCCCCAGATTCAATCGCCAGAGCCCAAGTCACTTTATGTTCATGCATCAGATCCTCTCGTGAATTCCTGTCCACCTCTTCCTGATTTTGCTTGTTGAGCCTCCCTATGCCTATTCCTGGATTAACCCCCTCCACCAGTGATTCTCCCCCTTCCGCCCAACCCTGGTCACATACCATTGCTGTTTGGTTAACCTCCACGGCCGCTTCCTTCCCTCTCCCTTGGTTCAACAGTCCCGGTAGGCGTCCCCGAACTCGACCATCGTCCAAGACCCCTACCCAGTCCACATGCACCGGCACCAGGCCCTCATCATTCGCGCTCATTCCTTCCTGTATCCCCTCCCCGACACCGAGTCCTGCCGGTTCCATCGCATCTCCCAGCAAGCCCTCCGGCGCCACGGTACCAGCAGCCTTCAACAGAACCCCTACCGAGTCCACCTGCACCGGAGTCAAACCCTCGTCGATTACGCGCCCCCCGTCCTGCCTCCCCTCATCAAGCCCTGCATGTTCACCCGTCCCCGCCGAATCCATCGCAGATCCCCGCAAATCATCCTGCGCCACAATATCAGCCGCCATCGACGGGTTCTCCACCATCAGCCCTATGCTTTCGATTCTGCCAACGCCCTCTAGGGTTGCCGCCGCCTCGCCCTCATCACAGTCCTGCGCTTCAGGCAAACAGGCATGAGAATAAGTCATAACCCGCCCGCCCGCTGCTCGACCCGTTTCAACAAGCTTTGGGCCACCAGATACCTTGTTACCCACCTTCCTACCCATATGCGGCCCACTCTTTCTAGCCCTCCCCCTGCACGGTTTAGCTAAGTCCCGTGGCCCAACATCAGTCTGAATGTGGCTTGGGCTTCGTTGAACCAAGCCCCAAGTTACATCCCCCAAATTGGTAACCCTTCTCTGGCCCAAATGATCATGCTCCCTTAAAATTATATTCCCATCAAATCCATTTCCATCCTGAACCCTTCCTCCACCAGAATCATAAACCTCTATAACCGTTTTGTCAGACTCCCCTGCTTCACATCCACCAAATCCCTGAGAAATCGCTTCTCCATGATTCTCGGTACAACACACTAACTCAGTTCCCATCCTCGGCGTTTGAAATTCAAACTGCTCAACGGTAGTAAATCGTATATTATTATctgcaaaattaattaatttttaaatttattatttaaaaaattatctaattaaATGCATAAATCTAATTAGTAAACGAGTAATGGTAATTTTGAGTAATTGACGTTTCTTTGACTTTTTTGACGTAAccgttggcatgaaattgaaaaGCCACTTATAACAGTTTACAGTTCTAAAATTATAGCTTGGTATGCTTAATGACGATTTTGTATATTAGATAAATACTATTTTTGTACAttaaaatcagctactaaaattaagatttgaattttctaaagtttgaatttcactttaaagagtaaaatgtgatcttttaccattgatttcataggtgggaccaataataaatatgaaagagaaattaTTCAAAAGTAGAAAGattacactttactctctaaagtgaataaagtgaaattcaaactttagaagatccaaattcctaaaattagccaccaatatatttttgtataaatacatatataatttaaTCATCATGGCATCCCACATCAATAAGAGTCCTCCAGCCGCCCCATCCGATTCCACAAACTCCCATCCTACCGTATTATCACCCCAAATTCTTGCAACATCATATTTTGAAATCACTTCCCTTTTCGTTTCAATCAAACCCAACATATTCagattatattttttctttaatgatTTCACCATGCTTATTTTCCCATCTCCCCTcaaccccctaatattccaacaACTCATAATCATTTACACAAAGTACTGTTCACCTTATGTTTGTTCTTTGGACGGCTCCTTCTCgccatttctttttgttttgtcaaTCGTCTCTTTGCTACTATTCCGTCATTTTGAGCCTTCAAAATACTCAGGATATCCACATCGTCATCATACAGCACAGCCCCAGATTCAATCGCCAGAGCCCAAGTCACTTCATGTTCATGCATCAGATCCTCTCGTGAATTCCTGTCCACCTCTTCCTGATTTTGCTTGTTGAGCCTCCCTATGCCTATTCCTGGATTAACCCCCTCCACCAGTGATTCTCCCCCTTCCGCCCAACCCTGGTCACATACCATTGCTGTTTGGTTAACCTCCACGGCCGCTTCCTTCCCTCTCCCTTGGTTCAACAGTCCCGGTAGGCGTCCCCGAACTCGACCATCGTCCAAGACCCCTACCCAGTCCACATGCACCGGCACCAGGCCCTCATCATTCGCGCTCATTCCTTCCTGTATCCCCTCCCCGACACCGAGTCCTGCCGGTTCCATCGCATCTCCCAGCAAGCCCTCCGGCGCCACAGTACCAGCAGCCTTCAACAAAACCCCTACCGAGTCCACCTGCACCGGAATCAAACCCTCGTCGATTACGCGCCCCCCGTCCTGCCTCCCCTCATCAAGCCCTGCATGTTCACCCGTCCCCGCCGAATCCATCGCAGATCCCCGCAAATCATCCTGCGCCACAATATCAGCCGCCATCGACGGGTTCTCCACCATCAGCCCTATGCTTTCGATTCTGCCAACGCCCTCTAGGGTTGCCGCCGCCTCGCCCTCATCACAGTCCTGCGCTTCAGGCAAACAGGCATGAGAATAAGTCATAACCCGCCCGCCCGCTGCTCGACCCGTTTCAACAAGCTTTGGGCCACCAGATACCTTGTTACCCACCTTCCTACCCATATGCGGCCCACTCTTTCTAGCCCTCCCCCTGCACGGTTTAGCTAAGTCCCGTGGCCCAACATCAATCTGAATGTGACTTGGGCTTCTTTGAACCAAGCCCCAAGTTACATCCCCCAAATTGTTATCCCCTCTCTGGCCCAAATGATCATGCTCCCTTGAAATTATATTCCCATCAAATCCATTTCCATCCGGAACCCTTCCTCCACCAGAATCATAAACCTCTATAACCGTTTTGTCAGACGCCCCTGCTTCACATCCACCAAATCCCTGAGAAATCGCTTCTCCATGATTCTCGGTACAACACACTAACTCAGTTCCCATCCTCGGCGTTTGAAATTCAAACTGCTCAACGGTAGTATCATTCAACAACACTTCCGTATTTACTATTCTGTCCTCCCCCATGTGAACCTCGTTGACCTCACCGGCAATTAGCTCCGCTGCCGGATCCGACTGGACCGCCACTTGCTTCAGCCGATTTTCCTCGTGGCCCTCAACCCCATTCTCCCCATATACCACGTGGCTCTCCATTGAGCTTGTCGCCCCACCATTCTCCACACCCCTCTCGTTCACAAGGATTGTAAATTCAGAATCCCCAACCGTAAGGTGAACCCTTTCTCTAATGACGTCAAACTCCTCGGTATCAACTTGGACTCTGCCAACCCGAAAAGATGTcagtaattaaaattagttattatgtatttatatattaatatatattatttaatttatttttaatatatattttatattagtgactaatttaaatgattaattatttttctcttactaattcaaattataaaagTTGATTTCATAAATCTAGTAATTAAATTCACACTTAACAAGTAAGAGTGATAAACTAAAGTTAAGTGGTGGCTTTGGATTCTTCTGGCGATTCGTGCTTGCCAGCTTTGCTTTTACTCGGCAGCAACAACAAACATATATAAGCATCTCATTCACATGAACACCCCatctaatatttaataataaaaatccaTTTTTGACAAAAAAGGGTTGATTTCACAGCCAAATTGGATTCTGGGTTGGAAGAATTTCACCAAAAAAGAACAACAATTGGTTGATTCAGATGATGGAGGATCGAAGGCTGGTGCTGGTTCTGATCAGCACCTGCATTCTCTGTTTCTTGGTCATTGGCATTAATGGTGACACAGATCCAAATGATGGTTAGTGATGCTGTTCATTAATAATTCAATCatgttcattttttcttttttccttcaaACTTTATTTTTTCAATGTGTGTGTTTCTTTTGTACTTGGATGTGTTAGTTGTATACAGTGTTTTAGTGAAGAGTACTTCTTGCTATAATTGTCTTATGTTCCAattttctgtttttgcttttttatttttttaattatttgaaatTTATCTTTATAGTTCTGCTGATTTTCCAGTAGATTAGttagatttggattttggaacaaagtttgtaattttttttaaaattaatttatgagTTTCTTTTCATCTGAATTAATGTAAATTCTATTACCATGAATAAATGTGGGTgtttaattttcttcttttttttttagttaatgtttttacttttatttttaattattgtgTTTAAGCCATGTTCAATCTGTTATGAGTGGTAATAGTAGGTAGTTGATATACAATTCTTGCTCTCTTCAGTAGGAACAAGGTTGCTAACAAGTGATCCAAAATCAAGTACTTTCTGATGTAATAATAGCATGATTGGCATGTTTTTCTCATGATTTCCTCTTATATGAATGGGAATCTTCATCTTCCAATTTCATTCCTTTACTTTTGACTTCAATGTTTGTTTCTGTGTTATCAAAACTTTGTTATCCTGAATGTTTGATGCAGCTAATGCTCTAAGGAGCTTGTATCAGAATATGAACTCACCATCTCAACTAAATTGGCCTCAAAATGGCAATGATCCTTGTGGACAGTCTTGGAAAGGCATTAGTTGCAAGGACAATCGCGTCACCGAGATGTGAAGCCTTAATCTCCTAAATCCTAATCACTTTATACATGTTTCGATTATTACTCTTTTCGGCTCCAATGTCTGATATGTGTGTTGTTGTTTGGTTTTTTCCGATCATTTACTTCTTATCAGCAAGTTACCTGGTCTTCAACTTAGTGGAACTTTGGGTTACCAGCTCGAAAGCTTGACATCTGTGACTTACTTGTAAGTTAAGCCTCGTTCGGTAACTGTTTCAGGACATAAAATACAGAGACACGGAGAAAATCTGTCTTGTACTGTGTCCTGTGACAATATGCAAATGCAGCCTTAATGATCTTGTTCATTGTATATCCAGTTTTGTATGTATTGTTACTGTCGTCGTAAATCGAAAATCTTTGCAGTGACTTGAGTAACAACAATCTTGGTGGCAGCTGGTACCAACTCCCTCCAAATTTGCAGCACCTGTATGTCTTACACTTCTGTTTATTTTTGTTTCTCGGACTTTCGGTAGTCGAATTCTAACATACTTAATACTTCTTTGTATGCAGAAATCTCGCTAATAATAATTTCAATGGGCCGATCCCATATTCGATCTCTCAAATTACTTCGCTTAAATACCTGTGTGTAACTATATTCTTGAATTCTTATATGTCTTTCATTGTATACCTATAAACCTCCTTGCTAAGCCACTGTAGTAATCTGCAAAATTAACATTGATTCTGTAGGAATCTTGGTCACAACCAGTTCCAACAAGGATTGACTGTTGACTTTTCAAAGCTTACTTCCCTCTCTACACTGTAAGATTCCCTCAATTCCATATACCTTTCAGCAACATTGATGTTATGACTTCTTTGTTTTTCGTTGTGGATTCATTAAAATTTTGtacttaaaaatttaatattacttCTGATTCCATGCTAATTCATATTCTTTATTTGTTTCTGCGAAAAGGCTTCATATACATTGGCTATTTTGTGATATTTACATGCATATGATTCTTGTAATCTAAAACTTTTGAGTTACTGATCCATCAACTATAATATCTGTAAACTGTTGTAGGGATCTTTCGTCCAATTCGCTGACAGGGGACCTCCCTCAGACAATGAGCTCACTTTCGAGCTTGTCAACCTTGTAAGCATCGAGTTTtgtattctttctttcttttttcttcatgtTTGCATGGTATTGGTTGCATTCTAAGTGGACTTATTTGTCTTTGTTTAGGTATCTGCAAAACAACCAGTTCACGGGCACCATCGATGTTCTTGCTAACCTGCCACTCGACACTTTGTGAGCCTCTTTTATGTCATTTGCTGCCATGGAAAACTTCTTTCCTATATTTATATAATAACCTTTCAAGTTCTAATTATTTTCTGAATATTTCTCTCAGGAATGTTGAAAACAATCATTTTACAGGCTGGATACCGGAACAGCTGAATGGCATAACCCTACAGTGAGTATTACCATTATCTGCAATTTTTCAAACTAAgaatatttatttgtttatttcatTATATAAATCTTGAATGATAAGCCAAGGTTTAAAATGACAGAAAGGGTGGTAATTCATGGAGCTCGGGGCCTGCGCCCCCTCCGCCTCCTGGGACACCTCCAGCAACAACCAGCCGTCACCACAAATCCGGTGGGCACGGCAGCTCATCAGGTGGTAGCTCTAGTGATGGGGGTAAAAAATCTGGTATTGGAGCCGGTGGCGTTGCTGGAATAGTGATCTCCATATTGGTTGTTGGGGCAATAGTAGCATTCTTCCTGGTGAAGAGAAGATCCAAGAAGTTGTCGTCATTAGACACGGAAAAGCTTGACAATCAGCCGTTGGCTCCTCTAGCTTCAAATGAAGTGCACGGTTTGTATCTTGGTTCTCGCATACTATTGAAAATCCTTTCTTACCTTTTTCCTTTATGATTAACTTTATGCTACTTATTTCTCATTTTAAATAGTTTCACATTTCATTCTCTTCTTGAAATGTGTTTGATATAGACCTTACTTTATATGCTTAATTTTACTTGTGGATTGTGATAAGTTAGTTATCTGAAGTAACATATTACAACATTTCATAATGCAGGATTGAATTCTATGCAGAGTTCCTCTGTGATTGACTTGAAAACATTTGACACTCCTGTGGAACCAATAAATGTTAAACCCCCTATTAAACCCCCACCTC from Arachis ipaensis cultivar K30076 chromosome B02, Araip1.1, whole genome shotgun sequence harbors:
- the LOC107624737 gene encoding protein STRUBBELIG-RECEPTOR FAMILY 6 encodes the protein MMEDRRLVLVLISTCILCFLVIGINGDTDPNDANALRSLYQNMNSPSQLNWPQNGNDPCGQSWKGISCKDNRVTEIKLPGLQLSGTLGYQLESLTSVTYFDLSNNNLGGSWYQLPPNLQHLNLANNNFNGPIPYSISQITSLKYLNLGHNQFQQGLTVDFSKLTSLSTLDLSSNSLTGDLPQTMSSLSSLSTLYLQNNQFTGTIDVLANLPLDTLNVENNHFTGWIPEQLNGITLQKGGNSWSSGPAPPPPPGTPPATTSRHHKSGGHGSSSGGSSSDGGKKSGIGAGGVAGIVISILVVGAIVAFFLVKRRSKKLSSLDTEKLDNQPLAPLASNEVHGLNSMQSSSVIDLKTFDTPVEPINVKPPIKPPPLKSFDEEEIPKKPTAVKKTVAAPANVKAYSIADLQIATSSFSVDQLLGEGSFGRVYRAQFDDGKVLAVKKIDSSIIPHDSSNDFVEVVSNISHLHHQNVTELVGYCSEHGQHLLVYEFHKNGSLHDFLHLPDEYSKPLIWNSRVKIALGTARALEYLHEVCSPSVVHKDIKSTNILLDSDLNPHLSDCGLASYIPNADQVLNNNAGSGYEAPEVGMSGQYTLKSDVYSFGVVMLELLSGRKPFDSSRPRYEQSLVRWATPQLHDIDALAKMVDPALEGLYPVKSLSRFADVIALCVQPEPEFRPPMSEVVQALVRLVQRANMSKRTFGTEQGGTPRAGDEPDTPDM